One Antarctobacter heliothermus DNA segment encodes these proteins:
- a CDS encoding CBS domain-containing protein, with amino-acid sequence MQVHQILKSKGTDGVYTVTPGTTVSEAARILTEKRIGTVVVSEDGEVALGILSERDIVRELAAKGAACLDASVDTYMTSDPFTCAREDSADGILARMTEGRFRHMPVVEDGKMVGLVTLGDVVKARLTELSAEKDALEGMISNPW; translated from the coding sequence ATGCAGGTTCACCAGATCCTCAAGAGTAAGGGCACCGACGGGGTATATACCGTCACGCCGGGAACCACGGTTTCAGAAGCCGCGAGAATCCTCACAGAGAAACGCATCGGGACGGTTGTTGTCTCTGAAGACGGTGAGGTTGCCTTGGGCATCCTGTCGGAACGCGACATCGTGCGCGAACTGGCGGCCAAGGGCGCGGCCTGTCTTGATGCGTCGGTGGACACATACATGACGTCGGACCCCTTTACCTGCGCGCGCGAGGATTCCGCCGACGGCATCCTTGCCAGAATGACCGAAGGCCGGTTCCGCCACATGCCCGTGGTCGAAGATGGCAAGATGGTCGGGTTGGTGACGCTGGGGGACGTGGTCAAGGCGCGCCTGACAGAACTGTCCGCCGAAAAGGACGCGCTGGAAGGCATGATTTCAAACCCCTGGTAA
- the coaD gene encoding pantetheine-phosphate adenylyltransferase, translating into MRVGLYPGTFDPLTLGHTDIIRRGASLVDRLVIGVAINRDKGPLFRLEERVAMIEAECCELSEQTGTEIVVHPFENLLIDCANDVGAQIIIRGLRAVADFEYEYQMVGMNRALDDSVETVFLMAEARHQAIASKLVKEIARLGGDVSKFVSPAVNTALKQRLKT; encoded by the coding sequence ATGCGCGTCGGTCTTTACCCCGGAACTTTTGACCCCCTGACGCTGGGGCATACCGACATTATCCGCCGAGGCGCGTCCCTTGTGGATCGGCTGGTGATTGGCGTGGCCATCAACCGCGACAAGGGGCCATTGTTCCGTCTCGAAGAGCGTGTGGCCATGATCGAGGCCGAGTGCTGCGAATTGTCAGAGCAGACGGGCACGGAAATTGTCGTCCATCCGTTCGAAAACCTGCTGATCGATTGCGCCAATGACGTTGGCGCGCAGATCATCATTCGCGGCCTGCGCGCCGTGGCGGATTTCGAGTATGAATACCAGATGGTTGGCATGAACCGCGCGCTGGATGACAGCGTCGAGACGGTGTTCCTGATGGCAGAGGCGCGGCATCAGGCCATTGCCTCCAAGCTGGTCAAGGAAATCGCGCGGTTGGGCGGGGACGTGTCGAAATTCGTCTCTCCGGCCGTGAATACCGCGCTGAAACAACGTCTGAAAACCTGA
- the gap gene encoding type I glyceraldehyde-3-phosphate dehydrogenase: protein MTVKVAINGFGRIGRNVLRAIIESGRTDIEVIAINDLGPVETNAHLLQYDSVHGRFPVEVTHGDDSIDVGRGPIRVTAIRNPADLPWSDVDVVLECTGIFTSKEACQAHLDNGASRVLISAPGKDADKTIVYGVNDSVLTAEDLIVSNASCTTNCLAPVVKVLNDEIGIVKGFMTTIHSYTGDQPTLDTMHKDLYRARAAALSMIPTSTGAAKAVGLVLPELNGKLDGVAIRVPTPNVSVVDLTFEAARDTTVEEINAVIRAAADGPLKGVLGYTDKKLVSVDFNHDPHSSIFHTDQTKVMEGTMCRILTWYDNEWGFSNRMGDTAVAMGKLI from the coding sequence ATGACCGTCAAAGTCGCCATCAATGGCTTCGGCCGCATCGGACGCAATGTCCTGCGCGCCATAATCGAGTCCGGCCGCACCGACATCGAAGTGATCGCCATCAACGATCTAGGCCCGGTCGAAACCAATGCCCACCTGCTGCAATACGATAGCGTGCATGGGCGGTTTCCGGTCGAGGTGACGCATGGCGACGACAGCATCGACGTGGGCCGTGGCCCGATCCGCGTGACCGCCATCCGCAACCCCGCCGACCTGCCGTGGTCGGACGTGGACGTGGTGCTGGAATGTACCGGCATCTTCACCTCGAAAGAGGCGTGTCAGGCGCATCTGGACAACGGCGCCAGCCGTGTTCTGATCTCTGCCCCCGGCAAGGACGCGGACAAGACCATTGTTTACGGTGTCAACGACAGCGTGCTGACTGCAGAGGATCTGATCGTCTCCAACGCATCGTGCACCACCAACTGTCTGGCCCCGGTGGTTAAGGTGCTCAACGACGAAATCGGCATCGTCAAAGGCTTCATGACCACGATCCACAGCTATACCGGCGACCAGCCGACGCTGGACACCATGCACAAGGATCTGTATCGCGCCCGCGCCGCAGCCCTGTCGATGATCCCCACCTCTACCGGCGCGGCCAAGGCTGTCGGTCTGGTGCTGCCGGAACTGAACGGCAAACTGGACGGCGTTGCGATCCGCGTGCCCACGCCGAACGTCTCGGTCGTGGACCTGACGTTTGAGGCGGCCCGTGACACGACGGTCGAAGAAATCAACGCCGTGATCCGCGCCGCCGCCGATGGCCCGCTCAAGGGCGTGCTGGGCTATACCGATAAAAAGCTAGTCTCGGTCGACTTCAACCATGACCCGCATTCGTCGATCTTTCACACCGACCAGACCAAGGTGATGGAGGGCACGATGTGCCGCATCCTGACATGGTATGACAATGAATGGGGCTTTTCCAACCGCATGGGCGACACCGCAGTCGCAATGGGTAAACTGATCTGA
- a CDS encoding glyceraldehyde-3-phosphate dehydrogenase, producing MTNRLAIILGLILVGAVVADMSLTDGANLLFLGRKVFVLIDWLAFWR from the coding sequence ATGACCAACCGGCTTGCCATCATCCTTGGGCTTATTCTTGTCGGCGCGGTGGTCGCGGACATGTCCCTGACCGATGGCGCGAACCTGCTGTTCCTTGGGCGCAAAGTCTTTGTCCTGATCGACTGGCTGGCCTTTTGGCGCTAG
- a CDS encoding disulfide bond formation protein B: MTRRTYTLLALAGSAGLLLGALYFQYFRGLLPCQMCYWQRYGHFAALGFGAVALVIPSRILLGLGALSALSSSLVGIFHSGVERKWWDGLQSCTAPSIETLTPQEALDAIMNAPMVPCDQIPWELFGLSMANYNVFASAAIAGLFVLAAKAR; the protein is encoded by the coding sequence ATGACCCGCCGCACCTACACCCTTCTTGCGCTGGCCGGTTCCGCCGGGCTCTTGCTGGGCGCGCTGTACTTTCAGTATTTTCGCGGATTGCTGCCCTGCCAAATGTGTTACTGGCAACGCTACGGCCATTTCGCCGCATTGGGGTTTGGTGCCGTCGCGCTGGTGATCCCGTCGCGCATCCTGCTGGGTCTGGGCGCACTTTCGGCGCTGTCCAGTTCCCTGGTCGGGATCTTTCACAGCGGCGTGGAACGCAAGTGGTGGGACGGACTGCAAAGCTGCACCGCGCCGTCGATCGAGACGCTGACCCCGCAAGAGGCACTGGACGCGATCATGAACGCGCCAATGGTGCCATGCGACCAGATCCCGTGGGAGCTGTTCGGCCTGTCGATGGCCAATTACAACGTCTTCGCCTCAGCCGCGATTGCGGGATTGTTTGTGCTGGCAGCCAAGGCGCGCTAA